A stretch of Bacillus pseudomycoides DNA encodes these proteins:
- the fumC gene encoding class II fumarate hydratase: MEYRIEKDTLGEMKVPADKLWAAQTQRSKENFPIGTEHMPLEIVQAFAILKKSAAISNQKLGKLSEEKAVAIVEAADEILTGKWDEHFPLVVWQTGSGTQSNMNMNEVIANRGNQILKEKGLDGHIHPNDDVNMSQSSNDTFPTALHVACVMAVENQVLPAITKLKETLEKKVNKFQDIIKIGRTHLQDATPLTLGQEISGWHRMFEKTERMIADSNTYMKELAIGGTAVGTGINAHPKFGEMVAEEISQFTGKQFVSALNKFHALTSHDEVVFAHGALKALAADLMKIANDVRWLASGPRSGLGEIILPANEPGSSIMPGKVNPTQSEALTMVVAQVMGNDATIGFAASQGNFELNVFKPVIAYNFLQSARLLADATISFNDKCAIGIEANEEVINQNVNRSLMLVTALNPHIGYENAAKIAKHAHKEGLTLKEAALQSGLLTEEQFDEIVDPKKMIAPKE; encoded by the coding sequence ATGGAGTACAGAATTGAAAAAGATACTTTAGGAGAAATGAAAGTTCCAGCTGATAAATTATGGGCAGCTCAAACACAACGCAGTAAAGAAAACTTTCCGATTGGAACGGAGCATATGCCGCTTGAAATTGTGCAAGCATTTGCGATTTTAAAGAAGAGTGCCGCAATTAGTAATCAAAAATTAGGAAAGTTATCAGAGGAAAAAGCGGTTGCAATTGTAGAAGCTGCTGATGAAATTTTAACAGGAAAATGGGATGAACATTTCCCACTTGTTGTATGGCAAACAGGTAGTGGTACACAATCTAATATGAATATGAATGAAGTAATTGCAAACCGTGGGAATCAAATTTTAAAAGAAAAAGGACTTGATGGACATATTCATCCAAATGATGATGTGAATATGTCCCAAAGTTCAAATGACACATTTCCAACAGCACTTCACGTTGCTTGCGTGATGGCGGTAGAGAATCAAGTGTTACCAGCAATTACAAAATTAAAAGAAACGTTAGAGAAAAAAGTAAATAAATTTCAAGATATTATTAAAATTGGTCGTACGCATTTGCAAGATGCGACACCTCTTACATTAGGTCAAGAAATTAGTGGTTGGCATCGTATGTTTGAAAAAACGGAGCGTATGATTGCTGATAGCAATACATATATGAAGGAACTTGCGATTGGTGGTACTGCAGTTGGAACAGGAATTAATGCTCATCCTAAATTCGGTGAGATGGTAGCAGAGGAAATTAGCCAGTTTACAGGTAAGCAATTTGTATCAGCGCTAAACAAGTTTCACGCATTAACAAGTCATGATGAAGTTGTGTTTGCACATGGTGCATTAAAAGCGTTAGCAGCTGATTTAATGAAGATTGCAAATGATGTACGTTGGCTTGCAAGTGGTCCGCGTAGTGGCCTTGGTGAAATTATTCTTCCTGCGAATGAGCCAGGAAGTTCAATTATGCCAGGTAAAGTAAATCCAACGCAAAGTGAAGCGTTAACAATGGTAGTAGCGCAAGTTATGGGAAATGACGCAACAATTGGATTTGCAGCGAGCCAAGGTAACTTTGAGTTAAACGTATTTAAACCAGTAATTGCATATAACTTCTTACAATCAGCTCGTTTGTTAGCCGATGCAACGATTTCGTTCAATGATAAATGTGCGATTGGTATCGAAGCAAACGAAGAAGTGATTAACCAAAATGTAAATCGTTCTTTAATGCTTGTTACAGCATTGAATCCGCATATTGGCTATGAAAATGCAGCGAAAATTGCGAAGCATGCTCATAAAGAGGGATTAACGTTAAAAGAAGCAGCATTACAATCGGGATTATTAACAGAAGAACAGTTCGATGAAATTGTAGATCCGAAGAAAATGATTGCACCGAAGGAATAA
- a CDS encoding macrolide family glycosyltransferase, which produces MKKALYINIGGEGHVNPTLGLVNDLVKRGEHIVYYSSNHFEEKIKKVGAQFRPVDQKAQRKLAESMGLMSSQPQEYLLQFLNAMEMITDAILEDISNETYDYIIYDAQSLPGKWIANQSELLSIATWTTFAYSQDSQINMSLTGIDDMEQKQERLSMLKVFLQLEEIAKRKQYLENKYELPLSDNFLLCPGSGDLNIVFTSSYFQRNSSAFKNNYIFVGPSITKNETANDFPMNLLKETRVIYISMGTIMNNQPEFYQKCFTALKDLKVKVVLSTGKQLKAEQLKDIPDNFIIRNYVPQLDVLRQTDVFISHCGMNSTSESLYFEVPLVMLPIINDQHTIAERVRELDAGTMLNIQLLSAADIKEAVIEVLRNPIYKNNTKKISQSFRNAGGYAKAADEIFKFTRS; this is translated from the coding sequence ATGAAAAAAGCGCTTTACATTAACATTGGTGGGGAAGGACATGTAAATCCAACACTTGGATTAGTAAATGATTTAGTAAAACGAGGAGAACATATTGTCTATTATTCATCCAATCATTTTGAAGAAAAAATCAAAAAAGTCGGTGCCCAGTTCCGTCCCGTTGATCAAAAGGCACAAAGAAAACTTGCAGAAAGTATGGGGCTTATGTCTTCCCAGCCTCAAGAATATTTATTGCAATTTCTAAATGCAATGGAAATGATCACCGACGCCATTCTAGAGGACATTTCCAACGAAACGTATGATTATATCATATACGATGCACAGTCTTTACCTGGAAAATGGATTGCCAACCAAAGCGAGTTACTATCTATTGCCACTTGGACCACTTTTGCATATTCACAAGATTCACAAATAAATATGTCCCTGACAGGAATAGATGATATGGAACAAAAACAAGAACGTTTGTCTATGCTAAAAGTATTTTTACAATTAGAAGAAATCGCCAAACGAAAACAATATTTAGAAAACAAATATGAACTTCCATTATCTGATAACTTCTTGCTTTGCCCTGGTTCAGGAGATTTAAATATCGTCTTCACTTCTTCCTATTTCCAAAGAAATAGTAGCGCTTTTAAAAATAACTATATTTTTGTCGGACCTTCCATTACTAAAAATGAAACTGCAAACGATTTTCCAATGAATCTATTAAAAGAAACACGCGTGATTTACATTTCTATGGGAACAATAATGAACAATCAGCCAGAATTCTATCAAAAGTGCTTTACCGCTTTAAAAGATTTAAAGGTTAAAGTGGTGCTTAGTACAGGTAAACAATTAAAGGCAGAGCAGCTAAAGGATATACCCGATAATTTTATTATTCGCAACTATGTTCCACAGCTAGATGTACTTCGCCAAACTGATGTCTTTATTAGCCATTGTGGAATGAATAGCACCAGTGAGTCACTTTATTTTGAAGTACCTTTAGTTATGCTTCCTATCATAAATGATCAGCATACGATTGCTGAACGAGTGAGAGAACTTGATGCAGGAACGATGTTAAATATTCAACTACTATCGGCGGCGGATATCAAAGAAGCTGTTATTGAAGTGCTAAGGAATCCTATTTATAAGAACAATACGAAAAAAATTAGTCAATCATTTCGTAATGCGGGTGGCTATGCTAAGGCTGCTGATGAGATTTTCAAATTTACTCGTTCATGA
- a CDS encoding DUF2087 domain-containing protein: protein MNDISEKFWDASVEELKRGYVFEEDTEEYTCLACGEAFIKGVIYQNHNVLYEAEKFTQLHIEKEHTSMFEYLLSLDKKFTGLTDLQKKMVHFFYMGLNDKGIVKEMDGGSTSTIRNHRFTLREKMKQAKVFLALMELSEEKSKVQSKFLPIHRTATMIDDRYNITEEENNEVLKLHFTEGLDGPLVKFPKKQKRKLIILKHLVKKFDSGEKYTEKEVNQILENVYPDFVTLRRYLIEYGFLDRTADGSKYWVKL, encoded by the coding sequence ATGAATGATATTTCAGAGAAGTTTTGGGATGCTTCAGTTGAAGAGTTGAAACGAGGTTATGTATTTGAAGAGGATACAGAAGAATACACTTGTTTAGCTTGTGGTGAAGCATTTATAAAAGGTGTTATTTATCAAAATCATAACGTTTTATATGAGGCAGAAAAATTTACTCAGCTTCATATAGAAAAGGAACATACATCAATGTTTGAGTATTTATTAAGTCTTGATAAGAAGTTTACCGGTTTAACAGATTTACAAAAGAAAATGGTACATTTTTTTTATATGGGTTTAAATGATAAAGGAATTGTAAAGGAGATGGATGGGGGCAGTACATCAACAATTCGTAATCATCGATTTACATTGCGAGAAAAGATGAAACAGGCTAAGGTGTTTTTAGCACTAATGGAACTATCGGAAGAAAAATCAAAAGTGCAGTCTAAATTTTTACCGATTCACCGCACAGCTACAATGATAGATGACAGGTACAATATTACAGAAGAAGAGAACAATGAAGTGCTGAAACTGCACTTTACGGAAGGATTAGATGGACCACTTGTTAAATTTCCGAAGAAGCAAAAGCGTAAGCTTATCATATTAAAACATTTAGTGAAAAAATTTGATAGTGGTGAGAAATATACGGAAAAAGAGGTGAATCAAATTTTAGAAAATGTGTATCCAGATTTTGTAACTTTGAGAAGGTATTTAATTGAATATGGTTTTCTAGATCGAACAGCTGATGGAAGTAAATACTGGGTTAAGTTATAA
- a CDS encoding MATE family efflux transporter, giving the protein MKSPTDNNQEGVESQNQQKEGKPIWKSMSMFLVPLLLSNVLQSVGQLFGMVVVGRWLGEQDLAAISAFFPLFFLLVSFVIGIGSGSSILIGQAFGARNEDRLKAIVGTTLTFTFIIGVVLAVVGSIFAMDIMRFMGTPENIIDMSVHYARILFISMPVLFLYFAYTTFMRGAGDSKTPFYFLIVSTVLNMILLPVLIFGWLGMPKLDVYGAAYASVISTIITFVVMLIYLKKKNHPLQLDETVRKYLRMDWELLKLLLRLGIPASINMILVSLSEIAVIAFVNRFGSDATAAYGVVNQVASYVQMPAVSLGITVSIFAAQSIGANQFDRLQKVVRAGIVMNYIIGGILIAFIYLFSREILSLFLTNTNTIEIAHSLVMITLWSYLIFGHAQIIGATMRASGTVLWPTVIGVVSIWLVEVPVAYYLSYHTSLGIKGIWIGYPAAFIVSLLLQYGYYKFSWQKKRITRLVS; this is encoded by the coding sequence TTGAAATCACCGACAGATAATAATCAAGAAGGTGTAGAATCACAAAATCAACAAAAGGAAGGGAAGCCGATATGGAAATCAATGTCTATGTTTTTAGTTCCCTTACTTTTAAGTAATGTATTACAATCAGTTGGACAATTATTTGGGATGGTAGTGGTAGGGCGGTGGCTTGGTGAACAAGATTTAGCTGCTATTTCAGCATTCTTTCCATTATTTTTCTTACTTGTTTCGTTTGTAATTGGAATTGGCTCTGGTAGTTCTATTTTAATTGGTCAGGCTTTTGGAGCGCGTAATGAGGATCGTTTAAAGGCTATTGTTGGTACAACACTTACATTTACTTTTATCATAGGAGTTGTTTTGGCAGTAGTAGGAAGTATATTCGCCATGGATATTATGCGCTTTATGGGGACACCGGAAAATATTATTGATATGAGTGTACATTATGCACGTATTTTATTTATTTCCATGCCAGTTCTATTCTTATATTTCGCATATACAACATTTATGCGAGGAGCAGGAGATTCTAAAACGCCATTTTATTTCTTGATTGTTAGTACAGTATTGAACATGATATTATTACCTGTTCTTATTTTTGGCTGGCTTGGAATGCCAAAACTTGATGTTTATGGAGCGGCTTATGCTTCTGTTATATCAACAATTATAACATTCGTTGTTATGCTTATTTATTTAAAGAAGAAAAATCATCCATTGCAATTGGATGAAACAGTGCGAAAATACCTTCGTATGGATTGGGAATTATTAAAGTTATTACTACGCCTTGGTATTCCAGCGAGTATTAATATGATATTAGTTTCGTTATCTGAAATTGCAGTTATTGCATTTGTAAATCGCTTCGGTTCTGATGCGACCGCAGCCTATGGAGTCGTGAACCAAGTAGCAAGTTATGTACAAATGCCAGCGGTCAGTCTTGGAATTACAGTATCCATTTTCGCCGCACAATCCATTGGTGCGAATCAATTTGATCGATTACAGAAAGTTGTTCGAGCAGGAATTGTGATGAACTATATCATTGGCGGTATATTAATTGCTTTTATTTATTTATTCTCAAGAGAAATTTTATCACTGTTCTTAACAAATACGAATACAATCGAAATCGCCCATAGTTTAGTTATGATTACATTATGGAGCTATTTAATTTTCGGTCATGCTCAAATTATTGGTGCAACGATGCGAGCAAGTGGAACCGTATTATGGCCGACTGTTATTGGTGTCGTATCAATTTGGCTTGTGGAAGTTCCAGTGGCCTATTACCTTTCGTATCACACAAGTCTTGGTATAAAAGGTATATGGATTGGATACCCAGCAGCGTTTATTGTGAGCTTACTGTTACAATATGGATATTATAAATTTTCATGGCAGAAGAAACGGATTACACGACTTGTTAGTTAG
- a CDS encoding peptidase E, with product MKLAVIGGGYFEQTDHFHINQRLIELTGKQSPKILFIPTASNDDEGYIKEFRETFEKQLQCDVHILRCIKESVSEDKISEMMHFADFIYLGGGNYINMLKKWKENKIDEKLIEAVHNGTFIAGYSAGAMCWFTTGLRSNYQGDGYMESDGWNLINKHFCPHYNQPDRANAFHLFLQNRARNTEGIALEDNCALYITENSFEIIGDPEKAWEFYMYDGKLMRHHFDVTLKSYL from the coding sequence ATGAAATTAGCTGTAATTGGTGGAGGTTACTTTGAACAAACAGATCATTTCCATATAAATCAACGACTTATAGAATTAACTGGGAAACAATCTCCAAAAATATTGTTTATCCCAACAGCAAGCAATGATGATGAAGGTTATATAAAAGAATTTAGAGAAACATTTGAGAAGCAGTTACAATGTGATGTTCACATTCTACGCTGTATAAAAGAAAGCGTTAGCGAAGATAAAATAAGTGAAATGATGCATTTTGCTGATTTTATCTATCTAGGTGGAGGAAATTATATCAATATGCTTAAAAAGTGGAAGGAAAACAAAATAGACGAAAAGTTAATAGAAGCCGTACACAATGGGACATTCATTGCAGGATATAGCGCTGGTGCTATGTGCTGGTTTACAACCGGACTTCGTTCTAATTATCAAGGGGACGGCTATATGGAAAGTGATGGTTGGAATTTAATAAACAAACACTTCTGTCCACATTACAATCAACCAGATCGAGCAAATGCTTTTCATTTATTCTTACAAAACCGTGCACGTAATACAGAAGGAATCGCTTTAGAAGATAATTGCGCTTTGTATATAACCGAAAATTCCTTTGAGATTATCGGAGATCCAGAGAAAGCTTGGGAATTCTATATGTATGATGGAAAACTTATGCGACATCATTTTGATGTAACTTTGAAAAGTTATTTATAA
- a CDS encoding BlaI/MecI/CopY family transcriptional regulator, which yields MFTQNYKLNEQGLNHFFGSLEARIMEIIWSTPDITIKEVQQKLSEESPVNFNTVMTVMNRLVEKGHLQKQMVKRSGVYRAVQTKESFLSNQTKKMTQELMGEFGDFVVNHMLDELDQADPALIKKLEEKLNQLKKED from the coding sequence ATGTTCACTCAAAATTATAAGTTAAATGAGCAAGGTTTAAATCATTTCTTTGGGTCACTAGAAGCGAGGATTATGGAGATTATTTGGAGTACTCCGGATATTACGATTAAAGAAGTACAGCAAAAACTAAGTGAGGAATCTCCTGTAAATTTTAATACAGTGATGACTGTGATGAATCGGTTAGTTGAAAAAGGGCACTTGCAAAAACAAATGGTAAAAAGAAGCGGTGTATACCGTGCTGTACAAACGAAAGAATCCTTTTTATCAAATCAAACCAAAAAAATGACACAAGAATTAATGGGGGAATTTGGTGATTTCGTTGTGAATCACATGTTAGATGAACTAGACCAAGCTGATCCTGCTTTGATAAAGAAGTTAGAAGAAAAACTCAATCAACTGAAAAAAGAGGACTAG
- a CDS encoding M56 family metallopeptidase, with protein MKWKIRKIILSASIISILFFGMLVYYVTYPFFFGNKAFFLSQFCLFELQKHMRELSIIRIIMGGLLLFTLLVVCKRVWKQFFHSQKLKRNLVRITRKEKQLYLLPALEVTAFTIGLIHPKIVLSEGVFQSFTEEEIDAIVLHEEYHQKNRDPLKLFLFTVLAEGMMYIPVLKGMLQRYHTYQELLADKYAMDQMKSSFELGSALLKLMKIKTASNPFITASFAKTAINLRIEQIVSPSSIKLSMPLHTNSVYMTMGLFLISFVLIIGECI; from the coding sequence ATGAAGTGGAAAATACGAAAAATAATATTGTCAGCAAGCATCATTAGTATTCTCTTTTTTGGAATGTTAGTGTACTACGTTACATATCCATTTTTCTTTGGAAATAAGGCGTTTTTTCTATCACAGTTTTGTCTATTTGAGTTGCAAAAACATATGAGGGAATTATCAATCATTCGCATTATAATGGGAGGATTATTGTTATTCACCTTATTAGTTGTATGTAAAAGAGTATGGAAACAATTTTTTCATAGCCAAAAATTAAAGCGGAATCTAGTTAGGATTACTCGTAAAGAAAAACAATTGTACTTGTTGCCGGCATTAGAAGTTACAGCATTTACAATTGGATTGATTCACCCGAAGATCGTTCTTTCAGAAGGTGTGTTTCAGTCGTTTACAGAAGAAGAAATTGATGCGATTGTACTGCATGAAGAATATCATCAAAAAAATCGTGATCCCTTAAAATTATTTCTTTTTACGGTGTTAGCTGAAGGAATGATGTATATCCCGGTATTGAAAGGAATGTTACAGCGTTATCATACGTATCAGGAGTTATTGGCGGACAAATATGCGATGGATCAAATGAAATCATCGTTTGAATTAGGCAGTGCATTGTTAAAATTAATGAAAATAAAAACAGCATCTAATCCGTTTATAACAGCTTCTTTTGCGAAGACGGCAATCAATTTGCGTATTGAACAAATTGTTAGCCCGTCATCTATAAAGCTTAGCATGCCGTTACATACAAATTCCGTTTACATGACCATGGGGCTATTTCTTATTTCGTTTGTACTGATTATTGGAGAGTGCATATAG
- a CDS encoding cytochrome c biogenesis CcdA family protein, translated as MNTADLTIWLVVGAGILSFVSPCSLPLYPSYLSYITGVSIQDLKENRGMMQKTALMHTLFFIIGFSIIFYALGLSVSWIGVTFSSNQRLLQQIGGIFIIVMGLFMTGLIQPKWLMSEKKFHYKSKSTGYIRSIFVGMTYAAGWTPCVGPIFSAVLMLGATNPDEALLYITAYTLGFAVPFFVMAFFIGKVKWIVTYASAMMKIGGSMMILTGILLYTNQMTKITAFFIRLFDGFTGF; from the coding sequence ATGAACACAGCAGACTTGACGATATGGCTTGTAGTAGGCGCGGGGATTCTTTCATTTGTATCCCCTTGTTCGCTGCCGCTATATCCATCTTATTTATCATATATTACAGGTGTTTCCATTCAAGATTTAAAAGAAAATCGCGGTATGATGCAAAAAACAGCACTGATGCACACGTTGTTTTTCATAATAGGTTTCTCTATTATATTTTATGCACTAGGTTTATCTGTAAGTTGGATTGGTGTTACCTTTTCCTCTAATCAAAGACTGCTTCAACAGATTGGTGGAATCTTTATTATCGTCATGGGTTTATTTATGACAGGACTAATTCAGCCAAAGTGGCTTATGTCCGAAAAGAAATTTCATTATAAAAGTAAATCGACTGGATATATCCGTTCTATTTTTGTTGGTATGACATATGCAGCTGGATGGACACCATGCGTAGGGCCAATATTCTCTGCAGTATTAATGCTTGGTGCGACTAATCCAGATGAGGCACTCCTTTATATTACAGCTTATACACTTGGATTTGCAGTCCCATTCTTTGTCATGGCATTTTTTATAGGTAAAGTAAAATGGATCGTTACATATGCTAGTGCCATGATGAAAATCGGCGGTAGCATGATGATTTTGACAGGTATTTTACTTTATACGAATCAAATGACGAAAATAACAGCATTCTTTATCAGATTATTTGATGGCTTTACAGGATTTTAA
- a CDS encoding TlpA disulfide reductase family protein yields the protein MKKLIAIILAGALIWAGVNFYNSKKEEKERKAKQAALQEKEVLPQVGFKAPKITLKGLDGKLYSLNDAKGKPYIINFWASWCGPCEMEAPDLVRLYDKYKGEIEIFAVNATVGDPVQEAKAFADRFEFKFPVLLDIDGVAGIDYKVVSLPTTFFVDKDGIIVDQARGVLPPDQLEKKFKQLIEK from the coding sequence GTGAAAAAACTAATTGCAATTATATTGGCTGGGGCACTTATTTGGGCTGGAGTTAACTTTTATAATTCCAAGAAAGAAGAAAAAGAACGGAAGGCAAAACAAGCAGCACTGCAAGAGAAGGAAGTATTACCTCAAGTGGGATTTAAAGCGCCGAAAATCACATTAAAAGGATTAGATGGAAAGCTTTATTCATTAAATGATGCAAAAGGAAAACCATATATTATCAACTTCTGGGCATCGTGGTGTGGACCGTGTGAAATGGAAGCGCCGGATTTAGTGCGTCTTTATGATAAATATAAAGGAGAAATCGAGATTTTTGCGGTGAATGCAACGGTTGGAGATCCAGTACAAGAAGCAAAGGCGTTTGCGGATCGTTTTGAATTTAAGTTTCCTGTTTTACTAGACATAGATGGAGTGGCTGGGATTGATTATAAAGTTGTTTCATTGCCAACAACGTTTTTTGTTGATAAAGATGGGATCATTGTAGACCAAGCGCGAGGGGTATTACCCCCAGATCAATTAGAAAAGAAATTTAAACAATTAATTGAGAAGTAA
- a CDS encoding prolipoprotein diacylglyceryl transferase family protein, which translates to MMEWMVKVQPISPILGVLMGFVLMKLKLKKQSIPYEGIMDTLTNCFFIIMLVWKFAPVLLNPKWAVHAPWQALLAVGDVNHIITGCFIASGYAIWKSKKANFSLWILLDVLPFAIGSIIIFYFLFHQHVGMNTAMPWGMKLYDSKFLYHPIYMYEIMIAICIMGWLWIKSERLGTRKYMSYFLIVEGIAHIFISLISEQVPVLFGLSTQQLLIFVVISIGIVLFPKK; encoded by the coding sequence ATGATGGAATGGATGGTGAAAGTACAGCCGATTTCCCCTATATTAGGGGTTTTAATGGGATTTGTTTTGATGAAATTGAAGTTAAAGAAACAATCTATCCCATATGAGGGAATCATGGATACGCTAACAAATTGCTTCTTTATCATTATGCTAGTATGGAAATTTGCACCGGTACTTTTAAATCCGAAGTGGGCTGTTCATGCACCGTGGCAAGCATTATTAGCTGTTGGAGATGTAAATCACATTATAACTGGCTGTTTCATTGCTAGTGGATATGCTATATGGAAAAGTAAAAAGGCTAATTTTTCACTTTGGATCTTACTAGATGTACTTCCATTTGCAATCGGAAGCATTATTATTTTTTATTTTCTATTCCATCAGCATGTTGGCATGAACACAGCAATGCCGTGGGGTATGAAACTATATGATTCAAAATTTCTCTATCATCCTATATACATGTATGAAATTATGATAGCAATCTGCATAATGGGATGGCTGTGGATAAAAAGTGAGAGATTAGGAACTAGAAAATACATGAGTTATTTTCTAATTGTAGAAGGAATTGCTCATATTTTTATTTCACTGATAAGTGAGCAGGTTCCGGTATTGTTTGGTTTGTCCACGCAGCAATTACTTATTTTTGTTGTAATTAGTATAGGGATTGTATTGTTCCCGAAAAAATAA
- the kdpA gene encoding potassium-transporting ATPase subunit KdpA: MNWLTSLITIGLFVIVAKPMGDYIYNAFQRKKSCQKVFGPLENILFKVAGIKGHSQTWKQYMFCLMVTNFFFILVVYSIFRLQGILPLNPNHFLGLEPTLAFHTAITFMTNANLQHYGGESSLSYFSQMVGVTFMMFAAPATSLAIGITFIRVLAGKRIGNFFVDFVQAITRILLPISFVVSLIFVVLGTPQTLDPTIVVKTLEGTTQEIPRGPVASLLSIKELGDNGGGFFGTVSAHPFENPNMLSNVLQMMLQMLIPMAFPFVYGRMVGNRKQGRMFFISMFILFIMGFCTLAISELKGNPLLNQLGIESSQGNMEGKETRLGVISSALYVTVTSASGTGGVNTTHDTLTPIGGMVPLINMLLGTVFGGIGLGFMNVVMYAMIAVFLAGLMVGRTPEFLNKKIEGKEMKLIAITIVSQPLLILGAAAIAFSTNLGTDAISNPGFHGLTQVIYEYTSSAVNNGSGFEGLRDNTPFWNLSTGIVMYIGRYLGVITMLAVAVGLKRKKVVPETIGTFQTDNRLFGGILLGTICIIGALTFLPMLVLGPIAEFLTIS, translated from the coding sequence ATGAACTGGCTTACAAGTCTAATTACAATTGGCCTATTCGTAATTGTTGCAAAACCAATGGGAGACTACATATACAATGCTTTTCAGCGTAAGAAATCATGTCAAAAGGTATTTGGCCCACTGGAAAATATCTTATTTAAAGTTGCTGGGATTAAAGGGCATAGTCAGACCTGGAAACAATATATGTTTTGTTTAATGGTGACAAATTTTTTCTTTATTTTGGTTGTATATTCGATATTTCGCTTACAAGGAATACTTCCGTTAAACCCTAATCATTTTTTAGGATTAGAACCAACATTAGCATTTCATACAGCAATTACATTTATGACAAATGCGAATTTACAACACTATGGGGGAGAAAGTAGTTTATCATATTTCTCTCAAATGGTGGGTGTGACATTTATGATGTTTGCGGCACCCGCAACTTCATTAGCAATTGGTATTACGTTTATTCGTGTACTAGCGGGGAAAAGAATAGGAAACTTCTTTGTTGATTTTGTACAAGCTATTACAAGAATATTATTGCCAATTTCATTTGTCGTATCGTTGATATTTGTGGTTTTAGGAACACCGCAAACACTGGATCCAACAATTGTTGTGAAAACGTTGGAAGGAACGACACAAGAAATCCCTCGTGGGCCAGTAGCATCTTTACTTTCCATTAAAGAACTTGGTGACAATGGAGGCGGTTTTTTTGGAACAGTTTCTGCGCATCCTTTTGAAAATCCTAATATGCTAAGTAATGTGCTACAAATGATGTTACAAATGTTAATCCCGATGGCCTTTCCATTTGTATACGGAAGAATGGTCGGTAATCGGAAACAAGGTAGAATGTTTTTTATATCAATGTTCATTCTCTTTATTATGGGATTTTGTACGCTTGCTATATCTGAGTTGAAGGGGAATCCATTGTTAAACCAATTAGGGATAGAAAGTTCACAAGGAAATATGGAAGGGAAGGAAACTCGCCTTGGCGTTATATCTTCTGCTTTATATGTAACTGTTACAAGTGCCTCTGGAACAGGTGGTGTTAATACAACACACGACACATTAACGCCGATTGGTGGAATGGTTCCACTTATAAACATGCTTTTAGGTACCGTGTTTGGAGGAATCGGACTTGGGTTTATGAATGTCGTCATGTATGCAATGATTGCTGTATTTCTAGCCGGATTAATGGTGGGACGTACACCAGAATTTCTTAATAAAAAAATAGAAGGGAAAGAAATGAAGTTAATAGCAATCACGATTGTGTCTCAGCCATTACTTATTCTTGGAGCTGCAGCAATTGCATTTTCTACGAATCTAGGAACAGATGCAATTTCTAATCCAGGTTTTCATGGTTTAACACAAGTGATATATGAATACACTTCGTCTGCTGTTAACAACGGATCTGGATTTGAAGGATTAAGGGATAACACGCCTTTTTGGAATCTTTCAACGGGAATTGTTATGTATATTGGTAGATATTTAGGTGTAATTACAATGCTTGCTGTCGCAGTTGGACTCAAAAGGAAAAAGGTTGTACCTGAGACCATAGGAACCTTTCAAACTGATAATCGTTTATTCGGCGGGATCTTGTTAGGTACTATATGTATAATAGGTGCACTAACATTTTTGCCAATGCTCGTGCTTGGACCAATCGCCGAATTTCTGACCATATCATAA